A window of the Arachis duranensis cultivar V14167 chromosome 5, aradu.V14167.gnm2.J7QH, whole genome shotgun sequence genome harbors these coding sequences:
- the LOC107488510 gene encoding uncharacterized protein LOC107488510: protein ISDADDLLTWGSDDTVTRFLRWNSIKSKQEAIDYIEKVAMPHPWRRSICLHDRSIGYVSVRPGSGDYRCKAHVSYAVALQHWGKGIATAALRMAIPEALKEFPEVVRLEALVEVENEASQRVLHKVGFHKEALLRKYAFCKGHIRDFLMYSFFPT from the coding sequence ATATCTGATGCAGATGACTTGCTTACATGGGGGAGCGATGATACAGTCACGCGCTTCTTGAGATggaactccatcaaatccaaaCAAGAGGCAATCGATTACATAGAGAAGGTTGCTATGCCTCATCCATGGCGCCGATCTATATGCCTCCATGACCGCTCCATTGGATACGTTTCAGTGAGGCCCGGATCGGGTGATTACCGGTGCAAGGCGCACGTGAGCTACGCGGTGGCGCTGCAGCACTGGGGGAAAGGGATAGCCACGGCCGCTCTGAGGATGGCCATACCGGAAGCTTTGAAGGAGTTTCCGGAGGTGGTGAGATTGGAGGCGTTGGTGGAGGTTGAAAATGAGGCCTCTCAAAGGGTTCTCCACAAAGTTGGCTTTCACAAAGAAGCCTTGCTACGTAAATATGCCTTCTGTAAAGGGCACATCAGGGATTTCCTTATGTATAGCTTCTTTCCTACTTGA
- the LOC107488511 gene encoding leucine-rich repeat extensin-like protein 6 yields MASLDPEKEEPYYLDLLIHWVFIVVILLISLKLKPLESQKLNNPRLMQAHAALEAWTHCMTSDPNKITSTWSGPNVCNYTGIYCAPAPDDSTIFTVAGIDLKNANISGSLPEDLGLLTDLDFFHINSNRFTGPLPENFTKLAYLYELDISFNQFSGPFPQVVLAIPSLRYLDIRFNNFAGDVPSSLFDLKXXXKFQFSLPQNFGNSPVSVMILSNNDIKGSIPSSVAKMKDTLNEIIISNTGLTGPLPQEIGYLDKVTVFDVSFNRLEGELPGTMQGMKSLEQLVLKHNNFSGVVPTSICMLPKLKHFDCSNNYFHGPFPKCPFIKRKHNPGKFMGF; encoded by the exons ATGGCATCATTAGATCCTGAAAAAGAagaac CTTATTACCTTGATCTATTAATACATTGGGTTTTCATTGTTGTCATTCTTCTCATATCCCTGAAGCTTAAACCATTAGAGTCacagaaattaaataatccaAGACTGATGCAAGCTCATGCAGCACTTGAAGCATGGACACATTGCATGACCTCTGACCCAAACAAAATCACTTCCACATGGTCTGGCCCCAATGTGTGCAACTACACCGGCATCTACTGTGCACCAGCACCAGATGACTCCACCATTTTTACAGTGGCTGGAATTGACCTTAAGAATGCAAACATATCTGGTTCATTACCTGAAGATCTTGGCCTCTTAACCGACCTAGACTTCTTCCATATAAACTCCAATAGATTCACCGGTCCACTCCCTGAGAATTTTACCAAACTTGCTTATCTTTATGAGCTTGATATCAGTTTTAACCAATTCTCAGGACCCTTCCCACAAGTTGTTCTTGCCATTCCTTCCCTGAGATACTTGGATATCAGGTTCAACAACTTTGCCGGCGACGTTCCTTCGAGCCTTTTCGACCTCAAACNNNNNNNNAAATTCCAGTTCTCCTTACCACAAAACTTTGGGAACTCACCAGTTTCTGTTATGATATTATCAAACAATGATATAAAGGGTAGTATTCCATCAAGTGTGGCCAAAATGAAGGATACCCTTAATGAGATTATAATATCGAATACGGGACTAACGGGTCCATTACCCCAAGAAATAGGGTACTTAGACAAAGTGACAGTGTTTGATGTGAGCTTCAACAGATTGGAGGGAGAACTACCTGGAACCATGCAAGGAATGAAGAGCTTGGAACAGTTAGTTTTAAAGCATAACAATTTCTCAGGTGTGGTTCCTACCAGCATTTGTATGTTGCCTAAGTTGAAGCACTTCGATTGTTCAAATAATTACTTCCATGGTCCATTCCCAAAATGTCCCTTCATTAAACGAAAGCACAATCCGGGAAAATTCATGGGTTTCTAG